A genomic stretch from Meriones unguiculatus strain TT.TT164.6M chromosome 15, Bangor_MerUng_6.1, whole genome shotgun sequence includes:
- the Enosf1 gene encoding mitochondrial enolase superfamily member 1 isoform X2: MQKMGSRAVALPSLWARALKLLGPEKGVVHLATAAILNAVWDLWAKQEGKPLWKLLVDMDPKVLLSCIDFRYITDVLTEEDAYEILQKGQLGKKEREEQMLRHGYPAYTTSCAWLGYADSILEQRCAEALKDGWTRFKVKVGADLQDDIRRCRLIRDMIGPEKTLMMDANQCWDVPEAVEWMSKLAKFKPLWIEEPTSPDDILGHAAISKALAPLGIGVATGEQCHNRVIFKQLLQANALQFLQIDSCRLGSVNENLSVLLMAKKFGIPVCPHAGGVGLCELVQHLIIFDYISVSASLQNRMCEYVGHLHEHFKYPVEIKHASYLPPKDAGYSTEMKEESVKKHQYPNGEVWKKLLIAQDLCVRP, encoded by the exons ATGCAGAAGATGGGCTCAAGGGCTGTGGCATTACCTTCACTCTGGGCAAGGGCACTGAAGTTG CTTGGTCCAGAGAAAGGAGTAGTGCATCTGGCCACGGCAGCCATTCTGAATGCTGTGTGGGACCTGTGGGCAAAGCAGGAAGGAAAG CCCTTATGGAAGCTACTTGTGGACATG GATCCAAAGGTGCTGTTGTCCTGCATTGATTTCAGGTACATCACTGATGTCTTGACAGAAGAGGATGCCTATG aAATACTGCAAAAAGGTCAGCTTggtaaaaaagaaagag AGGAACAAATGCTGAGACATGGCTACCCTGCGTACACCACATCATGTGCCTGGCTGGGGTATGCAGACAGCATACTGGAGCAG CGCTGCGCAGAAGCACTGAAAGATGGCTGGACCAG GTTTAAAGTAAAAGTTGGGGCTGATCTCCAGGATGACATACGAAGATGCCGCCTCATCAGGGACATGATCGGACCAGAGAAGACTTTG ATGATGGATGCCAACCAGTGTTGGGATGTGCCTGAGGCAGTGGAGTGGATGTCAAAACTGGCCAAGTTCAAGCCCTTGTGGATTGAGGAACCCACATCTCCTGATGACATTCTGGGCCATGCAGCTATTTCTAAG GCCCTGGCCCCATTAGGAATTGGCGTTGCCACAGGAGAACAG TGCCACAATCGAGTGATATTTAAGCAACTCCTACAGGCTAATGCCTTGCAGTTTCTCCAGATTGACAGCTGTAGACTGGGGAGTGTCAATGAAAACCTCTCAGTATTACTGATGGCCAAAAAGTTTGGAA TTCCTGTTTGCCCCCATGCCGGTGGAGTTGGACTCTGTGAACTGGTACAGCACCTGATTATATTTGACTATATATCAGTCTCTGCCAGCCTTCAAAACAG GATGTGTGAATATGTGGGCCACCTGCACGAACATTTCAAGTACCCTGTGGAAATCAAACATGCTTCATATCTGCCTCCCAAG GATGCAGGCTACTCAACAGAAATGAAGGAGGAATCTGTAAAAAAACACCAATACCCAAATGGAGAAGTCTGGAAGAAACTCCTTATTGCTCAAGATTTGTGTGTTCGGCCCtaa
- the Enosf1 gene encoding mitochondrial enolase superfamily member 1 isoform X1, translating into MVRGRISRLSVHDVRFPTSLGGHGSDAMHTDPDYSAAYVVIETDAEDGLKGCGITFTLGKGTEVVVCAVNALAHHVLHKDLRDIVGDFRAFYRQLTSDGQLRWLGPEKGVVHLATAAILNAVWDLWAKQEGKPLWKLLVDMDPKVLLSCIDFRYITDVLTEEDAYEILQKGQLGKKEREEQMLRHGYPAYTTSCAWLGYADSILEQRCAEALKDGWTRFKVKVGADLQDDIRRCRLIRDMIGPEKTLMMDANQCWDVPEAVEWMSKLAKFKPLWIEEPTSPDDILGHAAISKALAPLGIGVATGEQCHNRVIFKQLLQANALQFLQIDSCRLGSVNENLSVLLMAKKFGIPVCPHAGGVGLCELVQHLIIFDYISVSASLQNRMCEYVGHLHEHFKYPVEIKHASYLPPKDAGYSTEMKEESVKKHQYPNGEVWKKLLIAQDLCVRP; encoded by the exons CACACAGACCCCGACTACTCAGCTGCCTATGTTGTCATAGAGACCGATGCAGAAGATGGGCTCAAGGGCTGTGGCATTACCTTCACTCTGGGCAAGGGCACTGAAGTTG TTGTCTGTGCTGTGAATGCCCTTGCCCATCATGTGCTTCACAAGGATCTCAGGGACATTGTTGGGGACTTCAGAGCCTTCTACAGACAGCTCACAAGTGATGGGCAGCTCAGatgg CTTGGTCCAGAGAAAGGAGTAGTGCATCTGGCCACGGCAGCCATTCTGAATGCTGTGTGGGACCTGTGGGCAAAGCAGGAAGGAAAG CCCTTATGGAAGCTACTTGTGGACATG GATCCAAAGGTGCTGTTGTCCTGCATTGATTTCAGGTACATCACTGATGTCTTGACAGAAGAGGATGCCTATG aAATACTGCAAAAAGGTCAGCTTggtaaaaaagaaagag AGGAACAAATGCTGAGACATGGCTACCCTGCGTACACCACATCATGTGCCTGGCTGGGGTATGCAGACAGCATACTGGAGCAG CGCTGCGCAGAAGCACTGAAAGATGGCTGGACCAG GTTTAAAGTAAAAGTTGGGGCTGATCTCCAGGATGACATACGAAGATGCCGCCTCATCAGGGACATGATCGGACCAGAGAAGACTTTG ATGATGGATGCCAACCAGTGTTGGGATGTGCCTGAGGCAGTGGAGTGGATGTCAAAACTGGCCAAGTTCAAGCCCTTGTGGATTGAGGAACCCACATCTCCTGATGACATTCTGGGCCATGCAGCTATTTCTAAG GCCCTGGCCCCATTAGGAATTGGCGTTGCCACAGGAGAACAG TGCCACAATCGAGTGATATTTAAGCAACTCCTACAGGCTAATGCCTTGCAGTTTCTCCAGATTGACAGCTGTAGACTGGGGAGTGTCAATGAAAACCTCTCAGTATTACTGATGGCCAAAAAGTTTGGAA TTCCTGTTTGCCCCCATGCCGGTGGAGTTGGACTCTGTGAACTGGTACAGCACCTGATTATATTTGACTATATATCAGTCTCTGCCAGCCTTCAAAACAG GATGTGTGAATATGTGGGCCACCTGCACGAACATTTCAAGTACCCTGTGGAAATCAAACATGCTTCATATCTGCCTCCCAAG GATGCAGGCTACTCAACAGAAATGAAGGAGGAATCTGTAAAAAAACACCAATACCCAAATGGAGAAGTCTGGAAGAAACTCCTTATTGCTCAAGATTTGTGTGTTCGGCCCtaa